The Euleptes europaea isolate rEulEur1 chromosome 9, rEulEur1.hap1, whole genome shotgun sequence nucleotide sequence gaaccaacccatttcaccagattagagaccaccactccaaaccaccgctcttaaccactacaccacgctgactctctgctTTAAAGTTAATTAGCAATCTGCTGCTTGAAAAATTaacccccccttctccttttgaCAGCTACAGGCATGCATTCTGCTTTTTCTAAATCACTGTACATCAGAGCACGCATGGGGAGAGCATCTAATAAGCGGCTTGTAGCAGTTTCTGTAATGCTGCTAGATGAAAATGCAGGAAAACGGTGACATCTATTGATAAAGGGtggcaagtttttttaaaaagtatccagACTTGCTTTGGGTGTCATCAGGGGTATGGCTTTAGAACTAGAGTAATATCCCTCACATTTGTCTCTtagtacataagaacatgagaaaggccatgctggatcagaccaaggtcaatcaagtccagcagtttgttcacacaggccaaccaggtgcctctaggaagcccacaaacaggacgactgcagcaccatcctgcctgtgttccacagcacctaatataataggcatgctccactgatcctggagagaataggtattcatcatgactagtatccattttgactagtagccatgaatacccctctcctccatgaacatgtccactcccctctcatagccttccaagttggcagccatccccacatcctggggcagggagtgccacaatttaacttaaTAGGTTTGCTATGAACAGAATTAGAGGGGGGAGATTGCAATTTTCCAATACTACTGGTTTATGTCTATTGCAAAATTGGGTAGCAGTCCTGAAGCCAGGGATGTAACATGAACGGGAGAGGAGATcctggggttgtagtggatagctcagtggaAGTGTCAACCGAATGTGCTGCAGCagtgggaaaaaaaaaagactgtctGCCCTTGCGataaaggctagggttgccgacctccagctTTCCCCCCGctttttcattttctccaggcctcagagatcatttcccctgtagaaaatggctgctttggaaggtgacagGGAAAAAATgcgcaaagcaccagaggttacaaggcgtttctctaataacttgtagctattccaaagttttacaaaacagTAGTAACAACCAAGGTTCAAATACACTGCAAAACATGCATTACAGTGCACAAATAATGAAcaaacgcaaaaagcaaaagtgttggtAATATAACACAGAACTGCAACAGTTACCGGTCTTCCGGAGAGTATCCCGTTTTGATATCCTTCTTCAGACTGTAACTGTGgctatcatcagaaatgaagtaattatcctttatgaaaCATAGGtaatatgagacaatgaagccataaattccATTAACACGAGCAGCAGAGACGGCTATGGGCAGAAGTGATAAAAGCCgggtaacctctggtgctttgcacatttttttttgtcttctatcagaggtttctccccttccccccccccccgtgctttggaaggtggactctatggcattgtatcatgCAGAGGtcccgcctctccccaaaccccgccttcctcaggccccaccccacaaatctccaggtatttcccaacccagagctggcagtcctatCAAGGGTGCTAACTGCCTCGCCGGACATTGTCACATGCGACTGGAATTGCATCAGTTGCAGAAGGGGGATCGCATTCAACACAGTTTGCGATTTGCAAACATCGATACTTCCCGGGCTGCTGCTGGAACTCCCCCTTCTTACAACCCACGGATTATTTGTGTACATGAAGGGGGAAGTCCCACATTCCTGCCTTCTGTCAGAGGTGTGCCTTGACTTGCTGGCTATGATTATGAGATTGCTTTGCAAGTTTTAAGTaaggtgtcgggggggggggagtcccattTTCAGAGTTTACTAGTCATCCGAGACATCCTTATCCTGTCGTagaaatcaagagagtttccatctagacattaggaagaattttctaacagagcggttcctcagtggaacaggcttcctcgggaggtggtgagctctccttccctggaggtttttaagcagaggccagatggccatctgtcagcaatgctgattctatgaccttaagcagatgatgagagggagggcatcttggccatcttctgggcatggagtagggggtcactaggggtatggggggaggtagttgtgaatttcctgcattgtgcagggggttggactagatgaccctggtggtcccttacaactctttgatcctatgatactatgattctagaAGAACCTTAGCCATTTTGTTAACCCCTGTGAATGACAAAACAGATCCATCAATGAAATCCAAGCATTTTGGGCTTGTGCAGAGCATTTATGTAtgtacgttagggttgccaggtccctcttcaccaccagcgggaggtttttgaggaaggcagggtttgggaaggagagggacttcaattccatagagtccaactgccaaaacagccatttttctccaggggaactgatcactattggctggagatcagttgtaatagtaggagatctccaggtagtacctggagattggcaaccctaatgtatgtGCTGGACAAGTATTTTTTTCATGTGCAGATTTGCTGGACTATCCTGAAAAAGTCTCATGAGAGCTGTCAAGGAGCTAGTCCGTTCTATTTGGGGTCTGACTGCCTGGATATCTTTGCACATCTGGTAAAGTCTGAACTAGATGAACTATAGTTGGGCATGATATATGTGACTCCTtgtacatttcctttttcttcctgtaGGTGTCACCACCTTCCTGTTACATACAGTCAGCAGCATTCATGCCTGTCCAAAGAAGGGGTGTGTGTAGAAAATCCTATTTTAAAACACAGTAGGAACCTGTCCGGTAGACATGATGCAGCAGCAAACTTGGGTTTGTCATCAAGTGTACCCTCATCAGGAGCTGCAGCCAACCCCAAATTCTTAAGGAGTGTACCTATATGATGCGTCTTTCCAAACACAAGTTTTTCTTACTCTTATatctcttgggttgccagccaccagcttagcttctgcgatatgacaagatcgggctatagtATTCCATTCCACACCCCTAAAATAGCCATTACCCCCCACCAAAACTAATTAACGCCCACCAAAAAAGAGCATCTTTCAGTCTCAGACCCATGGATTAAGATTTGTCCTTGTCAGTTGGTCaactaaaattttattttattgatcgATTTAATCTGTTAAATGGAACAGGTGGTCTACTTTAAACATTAAGTGGAATTTTGCATTGGTTTTCAGTTATAAACATGCAGCCGGCAAACCTGACCTTCCCTGTCCtcatgtgaattttttttttcctcccaggttTTCCTGGCAGCAAAGAAGTGCACGTTTTCAACCTGACCTCCCTCACAAAGTCTGAGAACATCTTGTCGGCTCTGTTGCATTATTACGTCGGGGATCTCCAAAACGGTAGCGCCGATTGTCCTCGCCTCAAGGGCTGCTCTCGTCACGGGCCCAGGAAACCTGATCTGCAGATCGACCTCTCGCTGCTGAGTTTTCCTCTGTCGGGAAACCAGACTCGGACCTTGGGACACTATTTAATCAACATCTCCACCGCTTATCGGAACGTCCTTTCTTGGCAGTGGAAGAACATCACCCACGTCTTGAGCAAGGCCAAACAGAACAAAGAACTGCTCATTGGAGTCAAAATGGCCTCCATCGGCCGTCACTCTTGGAAGAGAATGCACCCCGCTTACGAACCCTACATCCTCGTCTATGCCAACGACTCCGCCATTTCGGAACCAGAGAGTGTCGTTTCTAGCTTGCAGGGGCACTGGACTCCTCTGCCCGCCGGAGTCCCTAAATTCGACGCCCGCTCCAAAGCTGGCCCAGCCGAACGGCGAGAAAAGCGCTCCACCAGCATCCTCCTGCCGTTGCAGAACAACGAGCTTCCGGGGGCCGAGTATCAATACAGCGAGGACGAAGGATGGGAAGAACGGAAGCATTACAAGACGCTCCAGCCGCGGCTGGCCGAGAGGGCCAAGAACAAGAAAAAGCAGAGGAAAAACAATCACCAAAAGAGCCAGACGCTCCAGTTTGATGAGCAGACCCTTAAAAAGGCGAGGAGGAAGCAGTGGAACGAGCCCCGATATTGCGCGCGCCGCTACCTCAAAGTGGATTTTGCCGATATCGGCTGGAGCGAATGGATTATTTCTCCTAAATCTTTTGATGCATATTATTGCTCAGGTGACTGCCAGTTCCCTATTCCAAAGGTACAGTATTTCTTTGTTTTAAAGTATCTATTATCTATTACCTACAGAGGACCTCCAtggcgcagagcagtaagctgcagtactgcagtcaaaagctctgctcgtgacctgagttcgatcctgacgaaagtcggcttcaggtaaacggcttaaggttgactcagccttccatccttctgagattggtaaaatgagtacccagcttgctgggggtaaaatgtagactactggagaaggcaatggcaaaccacctcgtaaacatagtccgcctagtaaacagtcaggatgtgacatcaccccatgggtcagtaatgacccggtgcttgcacaggggactaccgttacctATTAATCTTACCCTGTCTCTGCCATGCAGGGGAACACTTTTTCACCACCTTTTAAGAAACTGCATGTGGTTTTTTTACAAGCCCCAATAAAATCCAGCTGGATTGTTATTAAAACTGTAGTATGCCATAAATAGGTAATTTGTTTAATGGCTGTTCTTTGAGGGCTTTTGCAAAATGAAGTATGAAGTTAGAAGTGGTTTGCTCAAAGATATAAAAATAACATTAGAGGGAGAATTACAGGAGGCTTTTTGTATAGAATCCACATATGCTATAAATTGCTTATTGGGTAATAATAATGTGCGAACCCATAGATGCCCCATTAATCATCCCTAATATCCCCTGCATGGCCATTTCCAAAAAATACAGCAGTGTCTAATGCTTTATAAAACCTGCAGCCCGTACCTAAATCTTGCCGTACTGGCAATAAGTGCTATGGATGACATACAGGAAGTCACAAGGCATgtgggatgggtagggttgccaacctctaggtagtagcttatatccagccgatagagatcggttcacctggagaaaatggccgctttggcaattggactctatggcattgaagtccctccccaaaccctgccctcctcaggctccaccccaaaaacctccaaccggtggcaaagagggacctggcaaccctagggatgggaGTTGTAGTTAAAAGGGAAATTGGacaagattgagtgaaaaagctgactggatctaacccattgtcataaggaattaaaaagaaaacattagATGTGATCTTTCTGTCGGAGAGTTTTGTGTGCTGTGTTCGCCCCAGCCCAAGTTCCAGAGGCTTCAGATCCTGGGATTCACTGCTGCCTTTCTAAAGGAAATTGTAGAAGCTACATCAAAACAGTACTTTCAAGAAGAACCATAGACACATAGATGGCTAGATAGACTCCATTCCTGTAGACAATTTAGAATCACAATCCAGTGACCAGCGAATGCTAAACGCCTTGAGCATAATCTAAAGATTCAGAATGTCACAGGCTAAAGATGACGTGAAATTGTCAGGGAATTCTTGAAGTGGCAAGCTAACTACTCAAAGGCACTTGGCAGCCTTTACAAATGAacaaatatgaacacatgaagctgcctcatacttaAGCAGACCCttgggtccctcaaagtcagagttgtctactcagacaggtggcggctctccagggtctcaggtagaggttttccacatcacctactttcctcatcccttaaactggagatgctggggactgaacctgggaccttctccatgccaagtagatgctctaccactgagccatggcccctccccaaatgtaacATGAAAACATAGAATTTCCCTCTGGTAAGCAGTATTATTTGTATCAGGCCTGAGAAATGCAAGTATTGGCATAACTACCTCCGtggcaacctccagatggggccaggagatttcctactattacaactcatctccagatgacagaggtcagttcccttggagacaaCGGCTTCTTTGGCGGGTGGACCCTCTggaattataccatgctgaggtcccctccctccccaaaccctgctctccctaggctccacccccaaatctcctaccGTGGAATCCAAGAACCCTACCGATGCTTCTTGGATTCCACGAATAATTCATCCCATGGAGATTGAGAGTTTGCAAGACCCAAAAGGAAGCCAATTTGTTTGTGTTCAGTTAAGTTATTAAAACTGTCATTACATCTTGACATTAAAAAGTCCAGCTAATCCTAAAATTAATAGTCGCCGGCATCATCTTCGCCTGTAACACAAAGCATGACTCACTCCGTGAGCTTGTCTGCAAACGAGCCACCCTCGTTAGAAGTGAGAGGTCTTGGCGCCTGCGTGGCTATTGAGTTCTTAATTCTGTTAACCGTCATTCACAAGCACCTAAAGGGCTAGAGTCAAGCTGGGGTAGCATTTCTGAAGCATATTTTACATGAATTAACTTTCAGGAATCAAAACTGTAGACAGTCTTGCTCTTATCACATTGGAAGCCACACTTTTAAAATAAGCAAACACCAGGGCAAAGTGCAAGTTTCCAAAACTACTCAGATAAGGGCCAGATCAGAAAAAGGGATAGCTGCAGTCAGAGTaggcactggggaggggccgtggctcagtggtagagcatctgcttggcatgcagaaggccccaggttcaatccctggcatctccagttaaagggactaggcaagtaggtaggaTTGCcgaccaccaggtagtagcaggagatctcctgctattacaactgatctccagcagatagagaccagttcccctggagaaaatggccactttggcaattgggctctatggcattgaagtccctcccctccccaaaccccgccctcctcaggctccaccccaaaaaccttccaccggtggcaaagagggacctggcaaccctccaaaatagtgatgtgaaaggcctctgcctgagaccctggagaaccgctgccagtctgagtagacaatactgattttgatggaccaagggtctgattcagtagaaggcagcttcatgtgttcatatatgttcatatgAAACGGCAACACCTACACTCAGACAGTATGACAACCTACATTTTGTAATTATGGGAACAAGCCTTGGAAGCCCTATGGCTCATGTGCAAGACCCAATATCAAATTATGGTTTATTGCAAATCaggattttcttttccattttggaGTTGCACATGGGCAGAGGTTGAAGCACAGAAGAGCCAGAACCTCCCAGGCTCATTCCACTcattccacgctggctctcgaacaATATGAGGACTTTGCATCGTGCATGAGACAGGAGTTTTGGGCCTCCCAGACACACTTCAGATTTTTTCTGTATGTGACTAAAGCAGGCAGGGAGAAGCGGCtttgttcttcccttcccttccatttttattatttttgcgtCTGAAGCCACGGAGCTGCTATTGCCTCTGCGGTGAGACTTATGTGTAGCCACATAAGTCATTTGATTTTTACGGCGGAGGTAATAGTCTGCAGTCGGCAGGCATGAAGACATCAGGAAGACGCTGAAGCGGCTTCTCTATGCCGGCTTTCGTCGCAAACAGCAAAGAGCCAGCGTGCATCTGAGAAGCACCAAACTCCCATCCCGTGTGCGATGCAAAGCCCTTGAGTTGCTCCCCaacaaacatgaggactttgtaatgtctTGATGGATCCTCATCTCTACCCCAACACATCAGGACCTCAACAAATAagcttgttttatttatattatattaatttatttatttatattaatagCCATTTTACCTTCCCTTTCTGCATCGTAACGCCAAGGATTTAACATTATACGCACGACAAGCACCATTCTGGGTTAAGGCTGTGTCAGCACTTCCAAATTTCCACTTCATGGATTTATAAGGATTTGAAATTTGATTTAGGAAGTATCCCCAGGAGGTTCAGCACAGCCAAGGAACAATAATATATGACTGTGCATGTACGTTCACATTGGTTATATATAACATatgatattttaaaacaaattcatCTGTTTGactatatgaacacatgaagctgccttatactgagtcagaccctaggtctgtcaaagtcagtattgtctactcagactggcagaggctctccagggtctcaggcagaggtctttcacatcacttacttgcctagtccctttaactggagatgccggggattgaacccgagaccttctgcacgccaagcagatgctctaccactgagccatggcccctccccagactaGAAAGtttgctttctagatgcacaggaATGCACAAAAAATTGCTCCTGAGGTTTTACAATATAGCCTACATACGTCCTTTCtaatgttgccaactccaggttgggacattcctggagatttgggggtggagccaggaaacgatgggatttgggaaggggaggggcctcagcagggtataatgccatagcgttcaccctccaaagcagccattttctccaggggaacagatctctgtcgcctggagatcagttgttaaagcGAGGGAACTCCAGGCCCCGTCTGGAGGCTGGCACCTCCTGTCATTTCCAGTGTTTTTCTCCTGCTACACAGAAATATAGGCAAATGAAGCTTTTGCtaccatgccaggaaaagctttgcCTGCTAATTTTCTATGTGCTGCTATTAAAGATAGACAAGCAACACagtaaaaacaatacaacaatGCTAATTATTTACGATGAGCTACATTCCGGGTAACGTGAAAGAAAGAAACTAAACTATTTCTTTTATGTAGATTTGGTGCCTTGTGGCCTTCTGGCAGCAAAGAGCTttttaagcttttaaaaatatctatataCTTATTTTTATCCTACCATTTGATCTCGCGTAAGGCCTCCAAGGGCagcttacaatctaaaaacaAGATTATTTGCATAAAACCACAAAACAGAGCAGATTAAAGCAGTAACATCATAGTCACCAAAACCTTCTGAAATGAAAAAAGGGTTTTCCTAGGTTTTCCGAGGCTTGCTAGGTGgcacagccgggggggggggggatagcgaTGTCACAGGATGGCCACTGCCAGCCCCTGCTGCCAGTGAGAATGctggcaggggtagggttgccaggtaccccagCACCCCAgcaggggcaggggatccccaggccccatccccaccACTGATCAGCCAGCCAGTAGGGAGACTTGCCGGCAGGGGCGGCAGGCCTTGGCTGGTGTCGCGGCGATGCTCTGGGATTtgggcagaaactctatggaagaaGCCATTTCTACCAaggtttttgcccaaatgccagggTCCTGCTGCAGCGCCGGCAAGTTTGGTTAGAGTTTGGTGAAGGTGGCACccctgcagaggagagagaggaaggtggggccgagagacAGCAGTATGCAGCTTTAACAgacagaaggaaagggagggctgTAAAATTTTAGATGGAATgagttgaaagaagaagaagagttggtttttatatgcagactttatcacttaaggaagactcaaaccagcttataatcgccttggggctgagagggctgtgactagcccaaggtcacccagctggcttcatgtggaggagtggggaaaccaacccggttcaccagattagcctccgccgctcatgtggaggagtggggaatcatgcctggttctccaaatcagtgtccactgctccaaaccatcactcttaaccactacaccaacactACACCACATGAGGTGGTGGCGACCTTGAGAGAGGGGTTCCTTGAGTGGTCCCCTGGGGATATGGGGGCTGTTTTTAGGGGCCTGTTTCTCAAACTAAGCACATGCAGTGGTGTTGCCTCTGGAGCGTCTTGCTGCTTGCAGAAGGGAGGGACGCTAACAACAGAATGAACAAGCCAGCGTAGCAGTTTGAGGGAGCATTTTGGGGGGGTTGGCAGCAGACCATCAGCTTCTTCAACTCTGCTTTGTGCCGACACCGGAACTCCAGCCCTAATTCTGCAAGGCACAAAACATTTGAAATTCaacaaacagaaaagaagaaatggCTTAAGGGGGGAGGAGCAACTTTGGAGAGATTTGCTGACTTCGAATTCAGGCTTTGTGTATCTCCCAGATGTTACAGGATTTTTTCCCCCGTTTGCAAATGTATTTGGTATCCATCAGGCCATGGCAGAAAGCTGCTTTTTTGTGTCAATGGCTAAGAGAGCCGGGTTATCTTAGCGGGGGTCCCAATCACAAGACTGTTGACCTAGTCAATCTGTTGACAATGAATTCTAGCAGTTGCTCCAAGTCGGATTTCAGGGCGAGAACAGGATTAACGGTTACAAACAGGCAAGCAAGCTGATGAAGGTCGTTtattcatgggagttttacctgaagttcgttgctcgctggacccacactttactGTTGGTAgtctgcaccagcagtcaccaagcttgaatcaagtccctgcccctttaaatgttgctttgtaattggattactttgtagagcttactgtgagagaaaattccccccctcaagacccaattgctgcattaaaaagcattttaagattaaaaaaaaaacagagtagtctgaaaggaaggggaggagaaatccaagcctcagttttaaaaagcctttctttggctcagaaagagctcccaggaagcaggcaagatttgaatccccacctctttacagactgctttgtaattggctgcattagggctgttgattcggctgttcccaaaccaaaaaacagccgaatttcccctgattcggctgtttgtAGTTCGGGAACAGCCGAAGCAAAAAACGGCAGGAAAACGCCAAATCTGAACTTCGCTGATTTGGCCGAATCGGCTTGATTTGGCCGAATCGGCGTTTTCCCACGCCGCCTTCCTGCAAGGAAAAAAAAAGCTGCTCTCCTCGAGTGcaaggcaagcaaacttgccttcgAGGAGAGACAGCCAACCAGCAGTGGCCAATAGAAGGCCAGAACTGAGTCTTCtagccaatcagagaagggattctccctttgaaCTTCTCTGAATCAGCCAGAAGAAGAATAAATAATCCCTACCACGACTCGAGCCTCTTGTTCTACTTTGGATTGGACCCCGActgccctgctcctgctggaagagaagacatacacacagtttgaccctatttggggcttttctttttaacttttttCCGGGGGTGGTTCTCCCGCTCTGGTTCCCGGAGAGGGGGGAACCTATTCTGACAGGGTGGCCTCGCCTCGCCTCTGTGGGTGAGGAGTTGAGTCAGTTTTCATTGCATAAGAGGGAGGGGGCGTCCCTCCAGCTTCTTCTTCTCGATTTGGAAAACCACCTTGACCTGTGTCTGCAATACTTTTACTGGTCATTCTCAGTAATGTGTTgtgctttggggtttgtttgtttgtttttatgggaGGCTTCAATCACGCTGACCTggtgcttctctctccccctttctcccaaaAACCGTCCGGCTCCTATTCATTcgtacaataaaattaaaagtcagccttacttttgcaaacattttcgGAAGACACCTCATTGCTTATTACAATAAATATTTGTGAATACAGGTATGCTCCACGTTCTCCTGAACTACTTCACCAGTGCAGGCAGGAGTGATACCATGAgaaaaaggagcagggcagaaaatagtcactatggccatttttgcactgtctattttgatgctcactcaaagctctttttaaaaacgtgactttaaaaatgcatattcacggtcccgactcaaaaggagaaattccactccccccactcgcctgctcctttgttcctgtttgcatagttattagcatatgcatagctaacgcgcctctgttgctttgcatggtttgcaaactccaaaggtcgcgttttgctttgcatggtttgcaaactccaaaggttgcgttaaatgggctctttggtaatgCAAAGCAGCTCtgcaccagcttcgcagtcacttccggaatgacggttcagcgtgcaaaatttttaaaaatctgcggggcaattaagcctggaacacgctgctaattacctattcattcctatgggggatgggggcgaccccttccagacctcataactccggaccccctgacccaatcctcaccaaacttggtggttcttgaaAGGACGAtctcctcaagctaccctgaaagtttgggacctctacccccagaaatgtcccccccagagctgcgCGAAGCCGTGAATGGCAAATCAAAGCCACCCGAGCccgacccaatttttttttttttttttttacaaaactgacTCAACTCCtaggctgcatgctttctgtgacagaaaccaagcttgggtgtcccgcactttgccttatgcatgggaatttcacctgggctgaattcagggaagaaagaagaatcgggttaacagagggacgggaagttctgggatttgtgagagctggcagcaaggtcatctctaatggagggaaaactcatgcataactctaaggaacaagtgag carries:
- the BMP3 gene encoding bone morphogenetic protein 3; translation: MRAGLARRRRRRRDWLPARRRRDSLAPPPHKSRPRAAPAPLRAGGSEAGGRAGGQAAAPAPLRPGRPSDGPRSPPAARPPSFPPWAPAGRSLAAGGMAASPRAPPPLPLARSLLLVLLLPALAGGEARGRPADAVAEHMRRLYDRYSGRPERPLHLRQGNTVRGFRALPAGFPGSKEVHVFNLTSLTKSENILSALLHYYVGDLQNGSADCPRLKGCSRHGPRKPDLQIDLSLLSFPLSGNQTRTLGHYLINISTAYRNVLSWQWKNITHVLSKAKQNKELLIGVKMASIGRHSWKRMHPAYEPYILVYANDSAISEPESVVSSLQGHWTPLPAGVPKFDARSKAGPAERREKRSTSILLPLQNNELPGAEYQYSEDEGWEERKHYKTLQPRLAERAKNKKKQRKNNHQKSQTLQFDEQTLKKARRKQWNEPRYCARRYLKVDFADIGWSEWIISPKSFDAYYCSGDCQFPIPKALKPSNHATIQSIVRAVGVVSGIPEPCCVPDKMSSLSILFFDENKNVVLKVYPNMTVESCACR